In Rhinolophus ferrumequinum isolate MPI-CBG mRhiFer1 chromosome 25, mRhiFer1_v1.p, whole genome shotgun sequence, the following proteins share a genomic window:
- the GPN3 gene encoding GPN-loop GTPase 3 isoform X3: protein MRSWSWAPQEAGSPITLQSTYCATMVQHCEALHRSVQVVNLDPAAEHFNYSVMADIRELIEVDDVMEDDSLRFGPNGGLVFCMEYFANNFDWLENCLGHVEDDYILFDCPGQIELYTHLPVMKQLVKQLEQWEFRVCGVFLVDSQFMVESFKFISGILAALSAMISLEIPQVNIMTKMDLLSKKAKKEIEKFLDPDMYSLLDDSTSDLRSKKFKKLTKAICGLIDDYSMVRFLPYDQSDEESMNIVLQHIDFAIQYGEDLEFKEPKEHEDESSRFDEYFQEHQNE, encoded by the exons ATGCGCAGCTGGTCATGGGCCCCGCAGGAAGCGGGAAG TCCAATC ACGTtacagagcacctactgtgccACCATGGTCCAGCACTGTGAAGCCCTGCACCGGTCTGTGCAAGTTGTGAACCTGGATCCTGCAGCGGAACACTTCAACTACTCCGTAATGGCTG ACATACGGGAACTGATTGAGGTGGATGACGTAATGGAGGACGATTCTCTGCGGTTCGGTCCCAATGGAGGACTGGTATTTTGCATGGAGTACTTTGCGAATAACTTTGACTGGCTGGAGAACTGTCTTGGTCATGTTGAGGACGACTACATTCTTTTTGACTGTCCAG GTCAGATTGAGTTGTACACGCACCTGCCCGTGATGAAACAGCTGGTCAAGCAGCTAGAACAGTGGGAGTTCCGAGTCTGTGGAGTTTTTCTGGTTGACTCTCAGTTTATGGTGGAGTCGTTCAAG TTTATTTCTGGCATCTTGGCAGCGCTGAGCGCTATGATCTCTCTAGAAATTCCACAAGTTAACATCATGACAAAAATGGATCTGCTGAGTAAGAAAgcgaaaaaagaaattgagaa gtTTCTAGATCCAGACATGTATTCTTTATTAGATGATTCTACAAGTGACTTAAGAagcaaaaaattcaaaaaattgaCTAAAGCTATATGTGGACTG ATTGACGACTACAGCATGGTTCGATTTTTGCCATACGATCAGTCAGATGAAGAAAGCATGAATATTGTATTACAGCATATTGATTTTGCCATTCAGTATGGAGAAGACTTGGAATTTAAAGAACCAAAG GAACATGAAGATGAGTCTTCTAGGTTTGATGAATATTTTCAAGAACACCAGAATGAATAA
- the VPS29 gene encoding vacuolar protein sorting-associated protein 29 isoform X1 → MAGHRLVLVLGDLHIPHRCNSLPAKFKKLLVPGKIQHILCTGNLCTKESYDYLKTLAGDVHIVRGDFDENLNYPEQKVVTVGQFKIGLIHGHQVIPWGDMASLALLQRQFDVDILISGHTHKFEAFEHENKFYINPGSATGAYNALETNIIPSFVLMDIQASTVVTYVYQLIGDDVKVERIEYKKS, encoded by the exons ATG GCTGGGCACAGA TTGGTGTTGGTATTAGGAGACCTGCACATCCCACACCGGTGCAACAGTTTGCCAGCTAAATTCAAAAAACTGCTGGTGCCGGGAAAGATTCAGCACATTCTCTGCACTGGAAATCTTTGCACCAAAGAGAGTTATGACTATCTCAAGACTCTGGCTGGTGATGTTCACATTGTGAGAGGAGACTTCGATGAG AATCTGAATTATCCAGAACAGAAAGTTGTGACTGTTGGGCAATTCAAAATTGGTTTGATCCATGGACATCAAGTTATTCCATGGGGAGATATGGCCAGCTTAGCCCTGTTGCAGAGGCAGTTTGATGTGGACATTCTTATCTCGGGACACACACACAAGTTTGAAGCATTTGAGcatgaaaataaattctacatTAACCCAGGTTCTGCCACTGGAGCATATAATGCCTTGGAAAC aaatattATTCCTTCATTTGTATTGATGGATATCCAGGCTTCTACAGTTGTCACTTATGTGTATCAGCTAATTGGAGATGACGTGAAAGTAGAACGAATCGAATACAAAAAATCTTAA
- the GPN3 gene encoding GPN-loop GTPase 3 isoform X2 produces the protein MWPNKVPPTPDIRELIEVDDVMEDDSLRFGPNGGLVFCMEYFANNFDWLENCLGHVEDDYILFDCPGQIELYTHLPVMKQLVKQLEQWEFRVCGVFLVDSQFMVESFKFISGILAALSAMISLEIPQVNIMTKMDLLSKKAKKEIEKFLDPDMYSLLDDSTSDLRSKKFKKLTKAICGLIDDYSMVRFLPYDQSDEESMNIVLQHIDFAIQYGEDLEFKEPKEHEDESSRFDEYFQEHQNE, from the exons ATGTGGCCCAACAAGGTCCCTCCAACCCCAG ACATACGGGAACTGATTGAGGTGGATGACGTAATGGAGGACGATTCTCTGCGGTTCGGTCCCAATGGAGGACTGGTATTTTGCATGGAGTACTTTGCGAATAACTTTGACTGGCTGGAGAACTGTCTTGGTCATGTTGAGGACGACTACATTCTTTTTGACTGTCCAG GTCAGATTGAGTTGTACACGCACCTGCCCGTGATGAAACAGCTGGTCAAGCAGCTAGAACAGTGGGAGTTCCGAGTCTGTGGAGTTTTTCTGGTTGACTCTCAGTTTATGGTGGAGTCGTTCAAG TTTATTTCTGGCATCTTGGCAGCGCTGAGCGCTATGATCTCTCTAGAAATTCCACAAGTTAACATCATGACAAAAATGGATCTGCTGAGTAAGAAAgcgaaaaaagaaattgagaa gtTTCTAGATCCAGACATGTATTCTTTATTAGATGATTCTACAAGTGACTTAAGAagcaaaaaattcaaaaaattgaCTAAAGCTATATGTGGACTG ATTGACGACTACAGCATGGTTCGATTTTTGCCATACGATCAGTCAGATGAAGAAAGCATGAATATTGTATTACAGCATATTGATTTTGCCATTCAGTATGGAGAAGACTTGGAATTTAAAGAACCAAAG GAACATGAAGATGAGTCTTCTAGGTTTGATGAATATTTTCAAGAACACCAGAATGAATAA
- the VPS29 gene encoding vacuolar protein sorting-associated protein 29 isoform X2: MLVLVLGDLHIPHRCNSLPAKFKKLLVPGKIQHILCTGNLCTKESYDYLKTLAGDVHIVRGDFDENLNYPEQKVVTVGQFKIGLIHGHQVIPWGDMASLALLQRQFDVDILISGHTHKFEAFEHENKFYINPGSATGAYNALETNIIPSFVLMDIQASTVVTYVYQLIGDDVKVERIEYKKS; encoded by the exons ATG TTGGTGTTGGTATTAGGAGACCTGCACATCCCACACCGGTGCAACAGTTTGCCAGCTAAATTCAAAAAACTGCTGGTGCCGGGAAAGATTCAGCACATTCTCTGCACTGGAAATCTTTGCACCAAAGAGAGTTATGACTATCTCAAGACTCTGGCTGGTGATGTTCACATTGTGAGAGGAGACTTCGATGAG AATCTGAATTATCCAGAACAGAAAGTTGTGACTGTTGGGCAATTCAAAATTGGTTTGATCCATGGACATCAAGTTATTCCATGGGGAGATATGGCCAGCTTAGCCCTGTTGCAGAGGCAGTTTGATGTGGACATTCTTATCTCGGGACACACACACAAGTTTGAAGCATTTGAGcatgaaaataaattctacatTAACCCAGGTTCTGCCACTGGAGCATATAATGCCTTGGAAAC aaatattATTCCTTCATTTGTATTGATGGATATCCAGGCTTCTACAGTTGTCACTTATGTGTATCAGCTAATTGGAGATGACGTGAAAGTAGAACGAATCGAATACAAAAAATCTTAA
- the GPN3 gene encoding GPN-loop GTPase 3 isoform X1, whose translation MPRYAQLVMGPAGSGKSTYCATMVQHCEALHRSVQVVNLDPAAEHFNYSVMADIRELIEVDDVMEDDSLRFGPNGGLVFCMEYFANNFDWLENCLGHVEDDYILFDCPGQIELYTHLPVMKQLVKQLEQWEFRVCGVFLVDSQFMVESFKFISGILAALSAMISLEIPQVNIMTKMDLLSKKAKKEIEKFLDPDMYSLLDDSTSDLRSKKFKKLTKAICGLIDDYSMVRFLPYDQSDEESMNIVLQHIDFAIQYGEDLEFKEPKEHEDESSRFDEYFQEHQNE comes from the exons ATGCCTCGGTATGCGCAGCTGGTCATGGGCCCCGCAGGAAGCGGGAAG agcacctactgtgccACCATGGTCCAGCACTGTGAAGCCCTGCACCGGTCTGTGCAAGTTGTGAACCTGGATCCTGCAGCGGAACACTTCAACTACTCCGTAATGGCTG ACATACGGGAACTGATTGAGGTGGATGACGTAATGGAGGACGATTCTCTGCGGTTCGGTCCCAATGGAGGACTGGTATTTTGCATGGAGTACTTTGCGAATAACTTTGACTGGCTGGAGAACTGTCTTGGTCATGTTGAGGACGACTACATTCTTTTTGACTGTCCAG GTCAGATTGAGTTGTACACGCACCTGCCCGTGATGAAACAGCTGGTCAAGCAGCTAGAACAGTGGGAGTTCCGAGTCTGTGGAGTTTTTCTGGTTGACTCTCAGTTTATGGTGGAGTCGTTCAAG TTTATTTCTGGCATCTTGGCAGCGCTGAGCGCTATGATCTCTCTAGAAATTCCACAAGTTAACATCATGACAAAAATGGATCTGCTGAGTAAGAAAgcgaaaaaagaaattgagaa gtTTCTAGATCCAGACATGTATTCTTTATTAGATGATTCTACAAGTGACTTAAGAagcaaaaaattcaaaaaattgaCTAAAGCTATATGTGGACTG ATTGACGACTACAGCATGGTTCGATTTTTGCCATACGATCAGTCAGATGAAGAAAGCATGAATATTGTATTACAGCATATTGATTTTGCCATTCAGTATGGAGAAGACTTGGAATTTAAAGAACCAAAG GAACATGAAGATGAGTCTTCTAGGTTTGATGAATATTTTCAAGAACACCAGAATGAATAA
- the ARPC3 gene encoding actin-related protein 2/3 complex subunit 3 translates to MPAYHSSLMDPDTKLIGNMALLPIRSQFKGPAPRETKDTDIVDEAIYYFKANVFFKNYEIKNEADRTLIYITLYISECLKKLQKCNSKSQGEKEMYTLGITNFPIPGEPGFPLNAIYAKPANKQEDEVMRAYLQQLRQETGLRLCEKVFDPQNDKPSKWWTCFVKRQFMNKSLSGPGQ, encoded by the exons ATGCCG GCTTACCACTCTTCTCTCATGGACCCCGACACCAAGCTGATTGGAAACATGGCACTGTTGCCTATCAGAAGTCAGTTCAAAGGACCCGCCCCTAGAGAGA CAAAAGATACAGATATTGTGGATGAAGCTATCTATTACTTCAAGGCCAATGTCTTCTTCAAAAACTATGAAATTAAG AATGAAGCTGATAGGACCTTGATATATATAACTCTCTACATTTCTGAGTGTCTGAAGAAACTCCAAAAG tgCAATTCCAAAAGCCAAGGCGAGAAAGAAATGTATACGTTGGGAATCACTAATTTTCCCATCCCTGGAGAGCCTGGTTTTCCACTTAACGCAATTTATGCCAAACCTGCAAATAAACAGGAAGATG AAGTGATGAGGGCCTATTTACAGCAGCTAAGGCAAGAGACTGGGCTGAGACTGTGTGAGAAAGTTTTTGACCCTCAGAATGATAAACCTAGCAAG TGGTGGACTTGCTTTGTGAAGAGACAATTCATGAACAAGAGTCTTTCAGGACCTGGACAGTAA
- the FAM216A gene encoding protein FAM216A gives MPGQGPMSDWTECSSSTEPPTVARTEGGGGGSAGQSYYQNSRGTDGIKDGHKVNSHIAKLQELRKTPQIQTIHIPRSMTDTSFLKHPDFTTGQKRYLCSIAKIYNANYLRTLMKRQYMHMVERSSPKPGVLTHHRSHLSSRYFQKHHHPCTTWRHQQERDDSGLSKVMAAAVPEMIIQRSLWRPVRNKEGLKPGYVSKTRCKSLKIFRKPGRVFMQSVSTNDSESYMNEEKKEEDLLNKCMQSMSIEERGEEHLMLT, from the exons ATGCCCGGCCAGGGTCCGATGTCCGACTGGACGGAGTGCAGCTCTTCCACAGAGCCGCCTACGGTGGCCAGGACcgagggcggcggcggcgg aTCAGCTGGACAATCTTATTACCAGAATTCCAGAGGTACTG ATGGAATCAAAGATGGACACAAAGTGAACTCACACATAGCCAAGCTGCAAGAGTTACGGAAAACTCCTCAAATTCAAACAATTCACATCCCTAGATCAATGACAGATACGTCCTTTCTAAAG CATCCAGACTTCACCACAGGCCAGAAGCGTTATCTGTGCAGCATTGCTAAGATCTACAACGCAAACTATCTGAGGACATTAATGAAGAGGCAGTATATGCACATGGTCGAGCGCAGCTCTCCAAAGCCAG GTGTCCTCACTCATCACAGGAGCCACCTCAGTTCTCGTTACTTCCAGAAGCACCATCACCCCTGCACTACATGGAGACACCAACAGGAGAGAGACGACTCAGGGCTTTCTAAGGTCATGGCTGCTGCTGTCCCTGAAATGATTATACAGCGTTCCCTTTGGCGACCAGTGAGAAACAAAGAAGG TTTAAAACCTGGATATGTGTCTAAAACACGATGTAAGTCGCTGAAGATTTTTAGAAAACCAGGCAGAGTGTTCATGCAATCag tttcTACAAATGATTCTGAATCAtacatgaatgaagaaaaaaaggaagaagacttACTAAATAAGTGTATGCAATCAATGTCAATTGAAGAACGGGGAGAGGAACACCTAATGTTAACTTGA